From a single Nostoc sp. MS1 genomic region:
- a CDS encoding cyclase family protein codes for MSNLKTIAYSRVIHLSHIIDPDIPQWPGDPNVEFTTVAQLPDDGYYLRRFSMGEHSATHINAPNSFYQSGMGIDQYPAQSLVVPAVVIDIQAAAAANADYQLTIDDIRTWEAQHSEIPIGHVVLLHTGWQNKWSDKNAFLNQDANGIMHFPGFGSEATQFLLNERQIAGVGIDTHGVDSGQDTNFSTNRLVLAQQGIVLENLTNLHQLPAKGTNLAISILRLRGGSGSPVGVLALVP; via the coding sequence ATGTCCAACCTAAAAACGATCGCATACTCCCGCGTTATTCATCTTAGTCATATAATTGACCCAGATATTCCCCAATGGCCCGGTGATCCGAACGTCGAATTTACCACCGTTGCCCAACTACCAGATGATGGCTATTACCTGCGTCGCTTCTCAATGGGGGAACACAGCGCCACTCATATCAACGCTCCCAATAGTTTTTATCAATCAGGTATGGGAATTGACCAATACCCGGCGCAGTCGTTGGTTGTCCCGGCTGTAGTCATAGATATCCAAGCAGCCGCAGCAGCCAACGCAGATTATCAACTCACCATTGACGACATCCGCACTTGGGAAGCACAACACAGTGAAATTCCCATTGGTCATGTAGTCTTATTACATACGGGTTGGCAGAATAAATGGTCTGATAAAAACGCTTTTCTCAACCAAGATGCCAACGGAATCATGCACTTTCCAGGTTTTGGCAGTGAAGCAACGCAGTTTTTACTAAATGAGCGACAAATTGCAGGCGTAGGCATAGATACACACGGCGTAGACTCTGGACAAGATACCAACTTCAGCACCAACCGCTTAGTATTGGCACAACAAGGTATCGTGTTAGAAAACTTGACAAACCTGCATCAACTACCAGCAAAAGGTACTAATCTAGCAATTTCCATCCTCAGACTACGCGGTGGCTCAGGTTCGCCAGTGGGAGTTTTAGCATTAGTACCTTAA
- a CDS encoding eIF2A-related protein, with translation MTNDLENSDRSITQLAWAIENSVGQFKLILARCNYAKLRDRLITKLQEICQVEIRVLVVQQSHRTLYTAIQETYGENISGCVMVVGLEAVQNLAQMLTATNQVREEFREHFNFPLVVWIDDEIYQQFIQVAPDLESWAITKSFEINRQELTDFIITTANQWLHNQLNLSFYEYLKLETELAAAEKELITDILNPPPDLENPFPVPPSLIGKGVRGLGQSTDNSHNQNIEQNPNLEINAFIESLLGLTKQINNKQAEAIQHYQTALNLWRHSNNSEWQAKILYEMAFCAYLQAIKQQDNQHPAWQNTRNYISEYLQLITHINRPDIIANSLEKVGNILKDLKLWQQLKNFAQQSLSFHTNNNQQRELARDYSFLAEVALSEKDWKQAIYLIKQALDIIPTINSQYLDNRLAKSIQTYDLNLYKFILSRAQYSLGNTGDAVRNLETAKDGANPQEDVRLYIDILNQLQQFYSAQKQYLKAYNIKQQRRSIEQQFGLRAFVGAGRIEASRQTFAEIHTTPYPTQTTSYIAPEISASGRQLDVERLLERLNNDDYKLIVIHGQSGVGKSSLVNAGLVPALQQQSIRAKDNLVIVMRVYTNWVEELGRLLGKSGSGEWEVRSGDVEVSSSKPETSDLEPKRSSLKLETSDLEPKRSSLKPETSDLEPKRFSLKPETSDLEPKRSSLKPETSDLEPKRSSSKPETSDLEPERSSSKPESSASNSPLSPTPLHPVGESRLRSITASRTTTPTSLNPHTLLLALRENEQRNLRTVLVFDQFEEFFFVYTEPAQRKQFFEFLGSCLEVLSAKVILSLRVDYIHYLLECNDLPSFGIIGNDILSHRVLYKLGNFSPNDAKSIIQGLTANTSFRLEPALVDALVDDLAGELGEVRPIELQVVGAQLQVENITTLEKYRQFGTKQDLVQHYLNEVVYDCGAENQQLAEFVLFLLTDEKGTRPLKTRLELEQDLQSLDVKILPMETLGLTSLDLVLEIVVKSGLVVLLPENPADRYQLVHDYLANFIRQQQEPKLKQVMAELEKEREQRKQGEAKLNRFLKSALFGSVAAGIGLAIVTTLAVRSAYEAKSQKELAQVQKKQAEINEIQSLNNSSEAFLLSNQYPDALIEALKASDKLKHIVLEKKRDDIRMQTIATLQQAVYLKPYEAKENRAIQVNILEGHSNQVYSVAYSPNGRQLASASRDKTIKIWDISTGKTLNTLSGHNSEVRSIAYSPDGKYLASASFDKTIKIWNISTGRAVNTLFGHNDGVYSVTYSPDGKYLASASSDKTIKIWDISTGRAIKTLSGHDDEVMNVAYSPDGKYLASASSDKTIKIWDISTGRAIKTLSGHNSLVWSVAYSPDGKYLASSSDNAAIKVWDISTGKALTTLFGGHFGSVYSVTYSPDGKYLASAGRDSTIKIWDISTGEPVKTLSSHGSSAIIYSPDGQHLASANWENTIEIWDIGIGRATKTLSGHADEVNSIAYSFDGKHLASASKDKTIKIWDTSTGRATKTLSGHADEVNSVAYSFDGKHLASASKDKTIKIWDISTGRATKTLSGHNDSIYGVVYSPDSKQLASASEDKTIRIWDISTGKLLKILSWKFLLFNSGHSSGIDSVVYSPDGKYLASASSDKTIKIWDISTGKSVKTLSGHSSWVYNVVYSPDGKYLASASGDKTIKIWDISTGKSVKTLSGHTSYVNSVAYSLGGKYLASASWDKTIKIWDISTARSVKTLFGHSDVVNSVAYSPDGKHLASASSDNTIILWNLDLDNLVPTGCDLLHNYLIAHPEVLAELPSCQTPALLVPGATVLVIQGEKLARVGDIQGAVAKFRQAQQWDKGLNFDPEAKAKELAIK, from the coding sequence ATGACCAATGACTTAGAAAATAGCGATCGCTCTATCACACAATTAGCTTGGGCTATTGAAAATAGCGTAGGACAGTTCAAGCTGATATTAGCACGGTGTAATTATGCCAAATTGCGCGATCGCTTAATCACCAAATTGCAGGAAATCTGCCAAGTTGAAATTCGAGTTTTAGTTGTCCAGCAGTCCCACAGGACGCTTTACACAGCCATTCAGGAAACATATGGGGAAAACATCTCTGGCTGTGTCATGGTTGTCGGTTTGGAGGCTGTGCAGAATTTAGCGCAGATGTTAACCGCTACTAATCAGGTAAGAGAAGAGTTTCGAGAGCATTTTAACTTTCCTTTAGTAGTATGGATTGATGATGAAATCTATCAACAATTCATACAGGTTGCACCAGATTTAGAAAGTTGGGCAATTACTAAAAGTTTTGAGATTAACAGACAAGAATTAACAGATTTCATTATTACAACTGCCAATCAATGGTTACATAATCAACTTAATTTAAGTTTTTATGAATATTTAAAACTGGAAACTGAATTAGCCGCCGCAGAAAAAGAGTTAATAACTGATATATTAAACCCTCCCCCAGATTTAGAAAACCCCTTTCCTGTTCCCCCTTCCCTAATAGGGAAGGGGGTTAGGGGGTTAGGTCAATCAACCGATAATTCTCACAACCAAAATATAGAACAAAACCCTAATTTAGAAATTAATGCCTTTATAGAATCATTATTAGGATTAACCAAACAGATTAATAATAAACAAGCAGAGGCAATTCAACATTATCAAACAGCTTTAAACCTGTGGCGACACAGCAATAACTCAGAATGGCAGGCAAAAATTCTGTATGAGATGGCTTTTTGTGCTTATCTGCAAGCAATTAAACAACAAGATAATCAACATCCAGCTTGGCAGAATACTCGTAACTATATTTCAGAATATCTCCAACTAATCACTCACATTAACCGTCCAGATATCATTGCTAATTCCTTGGAAAAAGTAGGTAATATTCTCAAAGATTTAAAATTATGGCAACAATTAAAAAATTTTGCTCAACAATCTTTATCTTTTCATACCAATAACAACCAGCAAAGAGAGTTAGCCAGAGATTATAGTTTTTTAGCTGAGGTGGCTTTATCCGAAAAAGACTGGAAGCAAGCAATATATTTAATTAAACAAGCATTAGACATTATTCCTACAATTAATAGCCAGTATTTAGATAATAGATTGGCAAAGTCTATACAAACTTACGACTTAAATCTATATAAATTTATCTTGAGTCGCGCTCAATATAGTTTGGGTAACACTGGAGATGCAGTACGTAACTTAGAAACTGCCAAAGACGGGGCAAATCCTCAAGAAGATGTCAGACTTTATATTGATATTCTCAATCAGTTACAGCAGTTTTATTCTGCCCAAAAGCAATATCTCAAAGCTTACAACATCAAACAGCAACGACGCTCTATAGAACAACAATTTGGCTTAAGGGCTTTCGTTGGCGCAGGGAGAATAGAAGCCAGCCGACAAACATTTGCAGAAATACACACAACACCCTACCCAACACAGACCACATCTTACATTGCCCCAGAAATTTCCGCCTCTGGTCGGCAATTAGATGTAGAAAGATTACTGGAACGCCTCAACAATGATGATTATAAATTGATAGTTATTCATGGGCAATCGGGAGTGGGTAAAAGTTCCCTAGTTAACGCAGGTTTAGTCCCCGCCTTGCAACAACAATCAATTCGCGCCAAAGATAACTTAGTCATCGTCATGCGGGTTTATACCAACTGGGTGGAGGAGTTGGGAAGGTTGTTAGGAAAATCGGGGAGTGGGGAGTGGGAAGTGAGGAGTGGGGATGTTGAAGTTTCTAGTTCAAAACCAGAAACTTCCGACTTAGAACCGAAACGTTCTAGTTTGAAACTAGAAACTTCCGACTTAGAACCGAAACGTTCTAGTTTAAAACCAGAAACTTCCGACTTAGAACCGAAACGTTTTAGTTTAAAACCAGAAACTTCCGACTTAGAACCGAAACGTTCTAGTTTAAAACCAGAAACTTCCGACTTAGAACCGAAACGTTCTAGTTCAAAACCAGAAACTTCCGACTTAGAACCTGAACGTTCTAGTTCAAAACCAGAATCATCTGCCTCAAACTCCCCTCTTTCCCCTACACCCCTACACCCGGTTGGTGAATCTCGACTCCGCTCGATTACCGCTAGTCGAACCACCACCCCCACATCCCTAAACCCTCACACCCTCCTCCTTGCATTGCGCGAAAACGAACAACGCAACCTCCGCACAGTGCTAGTTTTTGATCAATTTGAGGAATTTTTCTTTGTTTACACTGAACCTGCACAACGTAAGCAGTTCTTTGAGTTTTTGGGGTCGTGTTTAGAAGTTCTCTCAGCGAAAGTTATCTTATCCTTGCGGGTTGATTACATCCATTACTTACTTGAATGTAATGATTTGCCCAGCTTTGGAATTATTGGTAACGACATTCTCAGTCATCGCGTGCTTTACAAATTGGGAAACTTCTCCCCCAACGATGCAAAATCAATTATTCAAGGTTTAACGGCAAATACTAGCTTTCGCTTAGAACCAGCTTTAGTTGATGCACTGGTAGACGACTTAGCAGGAGAATTGGGTGAAGTGCGACCAATTGAGTTACAAGTTGTGGGGGCGCAATTACAAGTTGAGAATATCACGACTTTAGAGAAATATCGGCAGTTTGGTACTAAACAAGACTTGGTGCAGCATTATCTCAATGAAGTTGTCTATGACTGCGGTGCGGAAAATCAGCAGTTGGCTGAATTTGTGCTGTTTTTGCTGACTGATGAAAAAGGAACTCGCCCGTTAAAAACGCGCCTGGAATTAGAACAAGATTTGCAGAGTTTGGATGTAAAGATATTGCCTATGGAGACGTTGGGTTTAACGTCGCTCGATTTAGTTTTAGAGATTGTTGTCAAATCAGGCTTAGTGGTTTTGCTACCAGAAAACCCAGCCGACCGTTATCAACTAGTACATGACTATTTAGCTAACTTTATCCGCCAGCAACAGGAACCGAAGTTAAAACAGGTAATGGCGGAACTGGAAAAAGAGCGAGAACAAAGAAAGCAAGGTGAAGCTAAACTCAACCGCTTCCTGAAAAGCGCCTTGTTTGGTTCAGTAGCCGCAGGTATAGGACTAGCGATTGTGACTACTTTAGCAGTGCGATCGGCTTATGAGGCGAAAAGTCAAAAAGAATTAGCACAAGTACAGAAAAAACAGGCTGAAATTAACGAAATTCAGTCCTTAAATAATTCCTCAGAAGCGTTTTTACTCTCTAATCAATATCCAGATGCTTTGATAGAAGCATTAAAAGCATCTGACAAACTCAAACACATAGTTTTGGAGAAGAAAAGAGACGATATTAGGATGCAAACTATAGCTACATTACAGCAAGCAGTTTATTTAAAACCATACGAGGCAAAAGAAAATCGCGCTATTCAGGTAAACATATTAGAAGGTCATAGCAATCAGGTCTATAGCGTTGCCTACAGCCCCAATGGTAGGCAATTAGCATCTGCTAGTAGGGACAAGACCATCAAAATCTGGGACATAAGCACAGGTAAAACTCTTAACACTCTCTCTGGTCATAACAGTGAGGTCAGGAGTATCGCCTACAGCCCCGATGGTAAATACTTAGCTTCCGCTAGTTTTGACAAGACTATCAAAATTTGGAACATAAGTACAGGTAGAGCCGTTAACACTCTCTTTGGTCATAATGATGGGGTTTATAGCGTCACCTACAGCCCCGATGGTAAATACTTAGCTTCCGCCAGTAGTGACAAAACTATCAAAATTTGGGACATAAGTACAGGTAGAGCTATTAAAACACTCTCTGGTCATGATGATGAGGTCATGAACGTCGCATACAGTCCCGATGGTAAATACTTAGCTTCTGCCAGTAGTGACAAAACTATCAAAATTTGGGACATAAGTACAGGTAGAGCTATTAAAACACTCTCTGGTCATAACAGTCTGGTCTGGAGCGTTGCCTACAGTCCCGATGGCAAATACTTAGCTTCCTCCAGTGATAATGCAGCCATCAAAGTCTGGGATATCAGCACAGGTAAAGCTCTCACAACTCTCTTTGGTGGTCATTTCGGTTCAGTTTATAGCGTCACCTACAGCCCCGATGGCAAATATTTAGCTTCCGCCGGTCGTGATAGCACCATCAAAATCTGGGATATCAGCACAGGTGAACCCGTCAAAACCCTCTCTAGTCATGGCAGTTCTGCTATTATCTACAGTCCCGATGGGCAACATTTAGCTTCCGCCAATTGGGAGAACACCATCGAAATTTGGGACATAGGTATAGGTAGAGCCACTAAAACACTCTCTGGTCATGCTGATGAGGTCAATAGCATTGCCTATAGCTTCGATGGTAAACACTTAGCTTCCGCTAGTAAAGACAAGACCATCAAAATTTGGGATACAAGTACAGGTAGAGCTACTAAAACACTCTCTGGTCATGCTGATGAGGTCAATAGCGTTGCCTATAGTTTCGATGGTAAACACTTAGCTTCCGCTAGTAAAGACAAGACCATCAAAATTTGGGATATAAGTACAGGTAGAGCTACTAAAACACTCTCTGGTCATAACGATTCGATCTATGGCGTTGTTTATAGTCCCGATAGTAAACAGTTAGCTTCTGCCAGTGAAGACAAAACTATCAGAATTTGGGACATAAGTACAGGTAAACTGTTAAAAATCCTCAGTTGGAAATTCTTATTGTTTAATAGCGGCCATAGTAGTGGAATAGATAGCGTCGTCTACAGCCCTGATGGTAAATACTTAGCTTCTGCCAGTAGTGACAAAACCATAAAAATCTGGGATATCAGCACAGGTAAAAGCGTCAAAACACTCTCTGGTCATAGTAGTTGGGTTTATAATGTTGTCTACAGTCCCGATGGTAAATACTTAGCTTCCGCCAGTGGTGACAAAACCATAAAAATCTGGGATATCAGCACAGGTAAAAGCGTCAAAACACTCTCTGGTCATACCAGTTATGTCAATAGCGTTGCCTACAGCCTCGGTGGCAAATACTTAGCTTCCGCTAGTTGGGACAAGACCATCAAAATCTGGGACATCAGCACAGCTAGAAGCGTTAAAACTCTCTTTGGTCATAGCGATGTAGTCAATAGTGTCGCCTACAGCCCCGATGGCAAACACTTAGCTTCTGCTAGTAGTGACAACACCATCATTTTATGGAATTTGGACTTAGATAATTTAGTACCCACTGGTTGCGACCTGCTGCATAATTACCTCATTGCCCATCCAGAGGTGTTAGCAGAATTACCATCATGCCAAACACCAGCGCTGTTAGTGCCAGGGGCAACGGTGTTAGTCATCCAAGGTGAGAAGTTGGCGCGAGTTGGTGATATTCAGGGCGCGGTGGCTAAGTTCCGCCAAGCACAGCAGTGGGATAAGGGTTTAAATTTTGATCCAGAGGCGAAAGCCAAAGAGTTAGCTATAAAATAA
- a CDS encoding P-loop NTPase fold protein: MAIDLRGFFKATDPSRTLFINNSLDSKFYIDFSSVRGGDIIQTLKKRITFFQPDEPTCTLFTGHIGCGKSTELIRLQAELESLGFHVVYFESTDDLEITDVGIADVLLAIARRISQSLDKINLEDTNKFNALLQGALQLLNSEVTGVKAKVPGVGDVGFSAEKEKLSLSVGIGEITTKIKSDPRLREKINQYLAPQKIQLLEAINQELLQPAITKLKQQGKQGLVVIVDNLDRIDNSPKPWGRPQQEYLFVDQGEYLTKLSCHLIYTMPLSLKFSNDYGTLTQRFHDDPKVLPMVSVQYPDGSIHQQGMALMQQMVLARAFPDLEPAARLEKITEIFDNVSSLERLCIASGGHVRDLLRLLNTWIMEEMSLPLTHNVLEQVIRSRRNEMKLPISESEWQLLKDVKRTKQVNDDDGYQKLIRSRFVFEYRESGESWFDVNPILAEARELAS; the protein is encoded by the coding sequence ATGGCTATAGATTTACGTGGATTTTTTAAAGCAACAGATCCTAGCAGGACTCTGTTTATTAATAATAGTTTAGATAGTAAGTTTTATATTGATTTTTCTTCGGTGCGCGGTGGGGATATTATCCAAACACTCAAGAAAAGAATTACCTTTTTTCAGCCAGATGAACCTACCTGCACCCTATTTACTGGACACATAGGCTGTGGTAAATCTACGGAACTGATTAGACTACAGGCAGAATTAGAAAGCTTAGGTTTTCATGTAGTGTATTTTGAGTCTACTGATGACTTAGAAATTACTGATGTAGGTATTGCCGATGTGTTGCTGGCGATCGCTCGGCGTATCAGTCAAAGTCTCGATAAAATTAACTTGGAAGATACCAACAAGTTTAATGCTTTGCTGCAAGGTGCGTTGCAATTGCTCAACTCCGAGGTAACGGGGGTAAAAGCTAAAGTTCCTGGGGTGGGTGATGTTGGTTTTAGTGCAGAGAAAGAAAAACTATCGCTGTCGGTAGGTATTGGTGAAATCACTACCAAGATTAAAAGTGATCCCCGACTGCGAGAGAAAATCAACCAGTATCTTGCACCGCAGAAGATTCAGTTATTAGAAGCCATCAATCAAGAATTATTGCAGCCGGCAATTACTAAACTCAAGCAGCAAGGTAAACAAGGACTAGTTGTCATTGTCGATAACCTCGACCGCATAGATAATAGTCCTAAGCCGTGGGGAAGACCGCAACAAGAATATTTATTTGTAGATCAAGGTGAATATCTTACCAAGCTGAGTTGTCATCTCATCTACACCATGCCGCTATCACTTAAATTCTCCAATGATTACGGCACACTCACCCAAAGATTTCATGACGACCCCAAAGTCTTACCAATGGTGTCTGTACAATATCCTGATGGTAGTATCCATCAACAGGGCATGGCATTAATGCAGCAGATGGTATTAGCTAGAGCCTTCCCTGACTTAGAACCAGCAGCACGCCTAGAAAAGATTACCGAGATTTTTGATAATGTTAGCAGCCTAGAGCGTTTATGTATTGCTAGTGGTGGTCATGTGCGGGACTTGCTCAGGCTCTTGAATACCTGGATTATGGAAGAAATGTCACTCCCCCTGACTCATAACGTCTTAGAACAAGTCATTCGTTCTCGCCGGAATGAAATGAAGCTACCCATTTCCGAGTCAGAATGGCAATTATTAAAGGATGTTAAGCGGACAAAGCAAGTTAACGATGATGACGGATATCAAAAATTAATCCGCAGTCGCTTCGTCTTTGAATACCGAGAAAGCGGCGAGTCGTGGTTTGATGTTAATCCTATTTTGGCGGAAGCGAGAGAGTTGGCTAGTTAG
- a CDS encoding response regulator transcription factor: MSEISIILIEDHDLTRMGLRAALQANTGIKVIGEAANATQGLKLLETAKPDVAVVDIGLPDMDGIELTRKFRRYQTESGQTHTKILILTMDHTEDAVLAAFAAGADSYYMKETSISRLTEAIQATFGGNSWIDPAIANVVLQKMRQGIPGENQSSDKPKTVKIEALPSEYEQVLETYPLTQRELEILELIVAGCSNGQIAEKLYITVGTVKTHVRNILNKLCADDRTQAAVRALRSGLVA, from the coding sequence ATGAGCGAAATAAGCATTATTTTAATTGAAGATCATGATTTGACTAGAATGGGGCTAAGAGCTGCGTTGCAGGCTAACACCGGGATCAAGGTAATTGGTGAGGCTGCTAACGCTACTCAAGGGTTGAAACTTTTGGAAACGGCGAAGCCAGACGTAGCAGTGGTAGATATTGGCTTACCCGATATGGATGGAATTGAACTCACTCGCAAGTTTAGACGCTATCAAACAGAGAGTGGGCAAACCCACACCAAAATTCTCATCCTGACAATGGATCATACCGAAGATGCTGTACTGGCTGCTTTTGCGGCTGGTGCTGACTCCTACTACATGAAGGAAACCAGCATTAGCAGACTCACAGAAGCAATTCAAGCCACCTTCGGCGGTAACTCCTGGATTGATCCGGCGATCGCTAATGTAGTATTACAGAAGATGCGTCAAGGCATCCCCGGCGAAAATCAATCATCCGATAAACCAAAAACCGTCAAAATTGAAGCCCTACCTTCAGAATACGAACAAGTTCTGGAAACATACCCCCTCACCCAACGGGAGTTAGAAATCCTAGAGTTGATTGTTGCAGGTTGTAGTAACGGGCAAATTGCCGAAAAACTCTACATTACCGTTGGTACAGTCAAAACCCACGTTCGGAATATTCTCAATAAACTCTGCGCTGATGACCGTACCCAAGCTGCTGTGCGTGCTTTGCGTTCTGGATTAGTAGCATAG
- a CDS encoding PAS domain-containing sensor histidine kinase: protein MVSATYEILSKSDRRSAVLAQKAPVGIFRTSEPCNYLYVNERWCEISGISLKQSLGKGWRVAVHPEDLPLIEAQVQKTLSNKKSFKTEFSWQNPQGKISKSVVDTSDVFDELRLRKQAEITLQQRAKELTRVNNTIQAKTTTLLHQRNQELYQFAYVASHELKAPLRAIAFRSPLAIANLSEWLWEYSRIGRIHTELSVVNVDYLLPQVIDSLQPPPNFQMEIQPGIPTFVTKKADHNEIFVIFPTLEARNRKENTGIRLAIVKKIVETEGGAITFKPVSGTGSRLRFTWLKRSLE, encoded by the coding sequence GTGGTATCAGCAACATATGAAATACTTTCTAAAAGCGATCGCCGCTCTGCGGTACTAGCTCAAAAGGCTCCTGTGGGTATATTTCGTACGTCAGAACCATGTAACTACCTTTATGTCAACGAGCGTTGGTGTGAAATTTCTGGAATTTCTCTAAAACAGTCTTTGGGTAAAGGTTGGCGAGTCGCTGTTCATCCAGAGGATTTACCTCTCATTGAGGCACAAGTCCAAAAAACTCTATCCAATAAAAAATCATTTAAAACGGAATTTAGCTGGCAAAATCCCCAAGGGAAAATCTCAAAATCAGTAGTAGATACTAGCGATGTCTTCGACGAGCTTCGCTTACGCAAACAAGCAGAAATTACACTGCAACAACGCGCAAAAGAACTTACCCGCGTTAATAATACCATCCAGGCAAAAACTACCACCCTCTTACACCAACGTAATCAAGAATTATACCAGTTTGCTTACGTAGCCTCCCACGAGTTGAAAGCACCTTTACGAGCGATCGCGTTCCGCTCACCGTTGGCGATCGCTAATTTGTCAGAATGGTTATGGGAATATTCCCGTATTGGTCGCATCCACACAGAATTAAGCGTAGTGAATGTAGATTACTTACTCCCACAAGTTATCGACTCGCTGCAACCACCGCCAAATTTTCAGATGGAAATCCAGCCGGGGATACCTACGTTTGTCACAAAGAAAGCGGATCACAATGAGATTTTTGTGATCTTCCCAACTCTCGAAGCACGCAATCGCAAAGAAAATACTGGTATAAGACTGGCGATCGTGAAAAAGATTGTAGAAACAGAAGGAGGTGCAATTACTTTCAAGCCAGTTTCAGGGACAGGAAGTAGATTGCGCTTTACTTGGTTAAAGCGATCTCTGGAATAA
- a CDS encoding hybrid sensor histidine kinase/response regulator, whose protein sequence is MDEKLKILVVDDDEVERMAIRRALDNSGVRMELSEVNNGHSAISALRNNKFDCAFIDYRLPDQDTLTLIKTLYSLNIKIPLVVLTSQGDEQVAVELMKVGAVDYLSKSRVSAETLAQVLRHAIRVHRAEMQAAIAYQQLRESHEQLIRKNQELERQRQQIQIQNLKLLEASRLKSQFLATMSHELRTPMNAIIGFSQILLRPKFGSLTGQQTDMVERILNNGKHLLMLVNEVLDFSRLEEGQLELKPELVDLAKIINTVVGEMSSLAEAKKLSLIINFNLQNPLIVNDPSRIKQILINLLSNAIKFTESGSIWVEAKDLPGNRVAIAVKDTGIGIASKDFKHIFEAFRQVDQSITRKYPGTGLGLAIIESLVQMMNGKIFLESELGVGSIFTIELPKQISSSNSSVPKSSVQMENQQMINSTQRLHQSPPKSNQSSNKYQKLKR, encoded by the coding sequence ATGGACGAGAAGCTGAAGATTTTGGTTGTAGACGATGATGAAGTAGAACGCATGGCTATACGTCGTGCCTTAGATAATTCTGGGGTACGGATGGAACTTTCAGAAGTAAATAATGGACATAGTGCTATTTCTGCTTTACGAAATAATAAATTTGATTGTGCTTTTATCGATTATCGTCTACCAGATCAAGACACTTTAACCTTAATTAAAACACTATATTCCTTAAATATTAAAATTCCTTTAGTCGTGTTAACTTCTCAAGGCGATGAACAAGTTGCTGTGGAGTTAATGAAAGTTGGTGCAGTAGATTATCTCTCTAAATCTAGAGTTTCTGCGGAAACTTTAGCTCAGGTTCTACGCCATGCAATTCGTGTTCATCGTGCGGAAATGCAGGCAGCTATTGCCTATCAACAGTTAAGAGAAAGTCACGAACAATTAATCCGCAAAAATCAGGAATTAGAAAGGCAAAGGCAACAGATACAAATTCAAAATTTGAAGTTATTAGAAGCATCACGGCTGAAATCTCAGTTTCTTGCCACCATGTCTCATGAGTTGCGAACCCCAATGAATGCGATTATTGGTTTTTCGCAAATATTACTACGTCCTAAGTTTGGTAGCCTCACAGGTCAGCAAACTGACATGGTAGAAAGAATCCTAAATAATGGCAAGCATTTATTGATGCTAGTTAATGAAGTTCTCGATTTCTCTCGATTGGAAGAGGGACAATTAGAACTCAAGCCAGAGTTAGTAGATTTAGCCAAAATAATTAATACCGTTGTTGGTGAAATGAGTTCTCTAGCAGAAGCAAAAAAGCTGTCTTTGATTATAAATTTTAACTTACAAAATCCATTGATAGTCAATGATCCCAGCAGAATTAAGCAAATTTTAATAAATTTATTATCTAATGCTATTAAGTTCACAGAATCTGGTAGTATTTGGGTTGAGGCTAAAGACTTGCCAGGTAATCGAGTGGCGATCGCAGTCAAAGATACGGGTATTGGTATAGCATCTAAAGATTTTAAACATATCTTTGAAGCTTTCCGGCAAGTTGATCAAAGCATCACTCGTAAATATCCGGGTACAGGTTTAGGGTTAGCCATCATTGAGTCACTTGTACAAATGATGAATGGCAAAATTTTTTTAGAAAGTGAATTAGGAGTAGGTTCAATATTTACAATCGAATTACCAAAACAAATATCATCATCAAACTCATCTGTACCAAAATCATCCGTACAGATGGAAAATCAGCAAATGATTAATTCGACTCAAAGATTACACCAATCTCCGCCTAAATCCAACCAATCCTCAAACAAGTATCAGAAGCTCAAACGATAA